One Setaria viridis chromosome 7, Setaria_viridis_v4.0, whole genome shotgun sequence genomic region harbors:
- the LOC117864978 gene encoding transcription factor ILI1 has product MSSSRRSRTRRAGSSLSSSRSISEDQISELLSKLQTLLPESQTRNGAHRGSAARVLQDTCSYIRSLHQEVDNLSETLAELLSSADVTSDQAAIIRSLLM; this is encoded by the exons ATGTCCAGCAGCCGGAGGTCACGCACGCGGCGAGCGGGGAGCTCGCTGTCGTCGTCAAGGTCCATCTCGGAGGACCAGATCTCCGAGCTCCTGTCCAAGCTTCAGACGCTGCTCCCGGAGTCTCAAACTCGCAATGGCGCGCATAGG GGCTCGGCGGCGAGGGTGTTGCAGGACACGTGCAGCTACATCAGGAGCCTGCACCAGGAGGTGGACAACCTCAGCGAGACGCTCGCCGAGCTGCTCTCCTCCGCCGATGTCACCAGCGACCAGGCCGCCATCATCAGGAGCCTCCTCATGTGA
- the LOC117863860 gene encoding ABC transporter B family member 19, translated as MAESALADGKAEKAASGGGGDAAGEGKKRADQAVAFHELFSFADKWDLMLMAAGSLGALAHGAAMPLFFLLFGDLINGFGKNQTDLRTMTDEVAKYALYFVYLGLVVCVSSYAEIACWMYTGERQVIALRKAYLDAVLRQDVGFFDTDARTGDIVFGVSTDTLLVQDAIGEKVGNFIHYIATFLAGLVVGFVSAWRLALLSVAVIPAIAFAGGLYAYTLTGLTSKSRESYANAGVVAEQAIAQVRTVYSFVGESKALNSYSEAIQNTLKLGYKAGMAKGLGIGCTYGIACMSWALVFWYAGVFIRNGQSDGGKAFTAIFSAIVGGMSLGQAFSNLGAFSKGKIAGYKLLEIIRQKPSIVNDHKDGKWLAEVHGNIEFKEVTFSYPSRPDVMIFRDFSLFFPAGKTVAVVGGSGSGKSTVVALIERFYDPNEGQVLLDNVDIKTLQLRWLRDQIGLVNQEPALFATTILENILYGKPDATVAEVEAAATASNAHSFISLLPNGYNTTVGERGTQLSGGQKQRIAIARAMLKNPKILLLDEATSALDADSESIVQEALDRLMVGRTTVVVAHRLSTIRNVNMIAVIQQGQVVETGTHDELLAKGSTGAYASLVRFQESARNRDLGGASTRRSRSMHLTSSLSTKSLSLRSGSLRNLSYQYSTGADGRIEMISNADNDRKYPAPRGYFLKLLKLNAPEWPYAVLGAIGSVLSGFIGPTFAIVMGEMLDVFYYRDPNEMEKKTKLYVFIYIGTGIYAVVAYLVQHYFFSIMGENLTTRVRRMMLSAILRNEVGWFDEEENNSSLVAARLAVDAADVKSAIAERISVILQNMTSLMTSFVVGFIIEWRVALLILATFPLLVLANFAQQISMKGFAGDTAKAHAKSSMVAGEGVSNIRTVAAFNAQSKILSLFSHELRIPEQQILRRSQTSGLLFGLSQLCLYSSEALILWYGSHLVRSHGSTFSKVIKVFVVLVVTANSVAETVSLAPEIVRGGESIRSIFGILNRATRIEPDDPESERVTTIRGDIELRHVDFAYPARPDIQIFKDFNLKIHAGRSQALVGASGSGKSTVIALIERFYDPTGGKVSIDGKDIRRLNLKSLRLKIGLVQQEPVLFAASILENIAYGKDGATEEEVIEAAKTANVHGFVSQLPDGYKTAVGERGVQLSGGQKQRIAIARAVLKDPAILLLDEATSALDAESECVLQEALERLMKGRTTVLVAHRLSTIRGVDRIAVVQDGRIVEHGSHNELLTRPEGAYSRLLQLQHHRV; from the exons ATGGCGGAGTCGGCTTTGGCGGACGGGAAGGCGGAGAAGGCGGCCAGTGGAGGAGGGGGCgatgcggcgggggaggggaagAAGAGGGCCGACCAGGCCGTGGCGTTCCACGAGCTGTTCTCGTTCGCCGACAAGTGGGACCTCATGCTCATGGCGGCGGGCAGCCTGGGCGCGCTCGCGCACGGCGCCGCCATGccgctcttcttcctcctcttcggggacctcatcaaCGGCTTCGGCAAGAACCAGACAGACCTCCGCACCATGACCGACGAGGTCGCCAAG TATGCGCTCTACTTCGTCTACCTGGGGCTGGTGGTCTGCGTCTCCTCCTACGCAG AGATCGCGTGCTGGATGTACACCGGGGAGCGGCAGGTGATCGCGCTTCGGAAGGCCTACCTGGACGCCGTGCTGCGTCAGGACGTGGGGTTCTTCGACACGGACGCGCGCACGGGCGACATCGTGTTCGGCGTCTCCACCGACACGCTGCTCGTGCAGGACGCCATCGGCGAGAAGGTCGGCAACTTTATCCACTACATCGCCACCTTCCTGGCCGGGTTGGTGGTCGGGTTCGTATCAGCGTGGCGGCTTGCGCTCCTCAGCGTGGCCGTCATCCCCGCCATCGCCTTCGCCGGAGGCCTGTACGCGTACACGCTCACCGGGCTCACTTCCAAGAGCCGGGAGTCCTATGCAAATGCAGGCGTCGTCGCGGAGCAG GCAATTGCCCAAGTAAGAACAGTGTACTCTTTTGTCGGAGAGAGCAAAGCACTTAATTCCTATTCTGAGGCAATTCAGAACACACTGAAGCTTGGTTACAAAGCTGGTATGGCCAAAGGGCTTGGGATCGGATGTACTTACGGAATAGCATGCATGTCTTGGGCACTGGTATTCTGGTATGCTGGTGTTTTCATCAGGAATGGACAGAGTGACGGTGGCAAGGCTTTTACTGCAATTTTTTCTGCAATCGTCGGTGGCAT GAGCCTTGGGCAGGCTTTCTCAAACCTTGGAGCCTTCAGCAAAGGGAAGATTGCTGGTTACAAATTGCTGGAGATCATCCGCCAGAAACCCTCCATAGTCAATGATCATAAGGATGGAAAGTGGTTGGCTGAGGTCCATGGAAACATAGAATTTAAGGAAGTTACTTTCAGTTATCCGTCAAGGCCTGATGTTATGATCTTTAGGgatttctctctcttcttccctGCTGGTAAAACTGTCGCGGTCGTTGGAGGCAGTGGTTCTGGAAAGAGCACTGTTGTGGCTTTGATAGAAAGGTTCTATGATCCTAATGAAG GCCAGGTTTTGCTCGACAATGTTGACATAAAGACACTCCAACTGAGGTGGTTGAGAGACCAGATTGGTTTAGTAAACCAAGAACCTGCTCTTTTTGCAACCACTATCCTTGAGAATATACTGTATGGAAAGCCAGATGCCACTGTTGCAGAAGTTGAGGCTGCGGCGACTGCATCCAATGCTCATAGTTTTATATCTCTTCTTCCAAATGGCTACAACACAACG GTTGGTGAGCGAGGCACCCAGCTGTCTGGTGGTCAGAAGCAACGTATAGCAATAGCTCGTGCTATGCTGAAGAACCCGAAGATTCTACTCCTTGATGAAGCTACCAGCGCTTTAGATGCAGACTCAGAAAGCATCGTGCAAGAAGCTCTTGACCGTTTGATGGTTGGGAGGACGACGGTAGTTGTTGCCCATCGTCTGTCCACTATAAGAAACGTGAACATGATTGCTGTGATTCAACAAGGCCAAGTTGTTGAGACTGGGACACACGATGAACTCCTAGCAAAAGGAAGCACTGGAGCATATGCCTCCCTGGTTCGTTTTCAGGAATCAGCACGGAATAGGGATCTTGGAGGTGCATCTACCCGCAGATCACGGTCAATGCACTTGACAAGCTCActttccaccaaatctctcaGCCTCAGGTCTGGAAGTCTAAGGAACTTGAGCTACCAGTACAGTACTGGAGCAGATGGACGCATAGAGATGATCTCGAATGCAGATAATGACCGCAAATACCCAGCACCACGTGGTTACTTCCTGAAGCTCCTGAAATTGAATGCACCTGAATGGCCTTATGCTGTATTGGGCGCCATTGGTTCCGTCCTCTCGGGATTTATTGGTCCAACATTTGCCATTGTTATGGGTGAAATGCTGGATGTGTTCTACTACAGGGACCCCAATGAAATGGAGAAGAAAACAAAGCTATATGTGTTCATCTACATCGGCACAGGCATATATGCTGTTGTTGCTTATCTTGTGCAGCATTACTTCTTCAGCATCATGGGAGAAAATCTTACAACCAGGGTTAGGAGGATGATGTTATCCG CAATACTTAGGAATGAAGTGGGTTGGTTTGACGAAGAAGAAAACAACTCAAGTCTTGTGGCTGCTCGTCTAGCAGTCGATGCAGCAGATGTGAAGTCAGCTATAGCTGAGAGAATATCAGTCATCCTGCAGAACATGACGTCCCTTATGACTTCTTTTGTTGTTGGTTTTATCATTGAATGGAGAGTGGCACTCCTTATCCTGGCCACTTTCCCTCTTCTTGTGCTTGCCAACTTTGCCCAG CAAATTTCAATGAAGGGCTTTGCTGGTGACACAGCAAAGGCACATGCCAAGAGCAGTATGGTTGCTGGTGAAGGAGTGAGCAATATTCGCACCGTGGCTGCATTCAACGCTCAAAGCAAGATCTTGTCACTCTTCAGCCATGAACTGCGCATACCAGAGCAGCAAATCCTTCGTCGTAGCCAGACATCAGGTCTTCTGTTTGGACTTTCACAGCTATGCCTGTACTCCTCGGAGGCGCTCATTCTCTGGTATGGTTCTCATCTCGTCCGATCACATGGATCCACCTTCTCCAAGGTCATCAAGGTGTTTGTTGTCCTTGTGGTGACTGCCAACTCTGTAGCTGAGACTGTGAGCCTAGCCCCAGAGATCGTCCGTGGAGGTGAATCCATCCGATCCATCTTTGGCATCCTCAACAGGGCAACAAGAATTGAGCCTGATGATCCTGAGTCAGAGCGTGTCACCACCATCCGAGGGGACATTGAGTTGCGGCATGTGGACTTTGCCTATCCAGCACGCCCAGACATTCAAATCTTCAAGGATTTCAACCTGAAGATCCATGCTGGGCGTAGCCAAGCTCTAGTCGGAGCCAGCGGTTCAGGGAAGAGCACTGTCATTGCTCTCATCGAGCGTTTCTACGATCCGACTGGGGGCAAAGTCAGTATTGATGGCAAGGACATCAGGAGGCTGAACTTGAAGTCCTTGCGGCTCAAGATCGGCCTTGTGCAGCAGGAGCCGGTCCTCTTCGCTGCGAGCATCCTAGAAAACATTGCGTATGGCAAGGATGGTGCGACCgaggaggaggtgatcgagGCAGCAAAGACAGCAAACGTTCACGGCTTCGTCAGCCAGCTTCCCGACGGCTACAAGACGGCAGTCGGCGAGCGTGGCGTGCAGCTGTCAGGCGGGCAGAAGCAGCGGATCGCCATCGCCAGGGCGGTGCTTAAGGACCCGGCCATCCTGCTGCTGGACGAGGCGACGAGCGCCCTGGACGCGGAGTCCGAGTGCGTGCTGCAGGAGGCGCTGGAGCGGCTGATGAAGGGGCGGACCACCGTCCTGGTGGCCCACCGCCTCTCGACGATCCGAGGGGTGGACCGCATCGCCGTGGTGCAGGACGGGCGGATCGTGGAGCACGGCAGCCACAACGAGCTCCTGACCCGGCCGGAGGGCGCCTACTCACGGCTGCTGCAGTTGCAGCACCACCGTGTCTGA
- the LOC117862576 gene encoding microtubule-associated protein RP/EB family member 1A translates to MAAAVPSIGIMDGAYFVGRGEILHWINATLQLSLAKVEEAASGAVQCQLMDMVHPGVVPMHKVNFDAKTEYDMIQNYKVLQDVFNKLRIVKNIEVNKLVKGRPLDNLEFLQWLKRYCDSVNGGIMNENYNPVERRSKGCKERGSKGSNKSSKSLQANRLSGGDSADGGPGVGKVCNTFAEEHYVEQIQQLSEKIADLKVSVDSMEKERDFYFSKLRDIEILFQRPELEHLPMTKAVRKILYAADAKDSPLPDANDIITKSPGLFSDEAE, encoded by the exons atggcggcggcggtgccgagcATCGGAATCATGGACGGCGCCTACTTCGTGGGTAGGGGCGAGATCCTGCACTGGATCAATGCGACCCTCCAGCTCTCGCTCGCCAAGGTCGAGGAG GCTGCGTCGGGGGCGGTGCAGTGCCAACTGATGGATATGGTTCATCCTGGAGTGGTGCCGATGCATAAG GTTAATTTTGACGCGAAGACAGAATATGATATGATTCAGAACTACAAGGTTCTTCAGGATGTGTTCAACAAGCTGCGCATAGTCAAG AATATTGAGGTCAACAAGCTTGTTAAAGGACGACCATTGGACAACTTGGAATTTCTTCAGTGGTTGAAAAGATACTGTGATTCTGTAAACGGTGGAATTATGAATGA AAACTACAATCCTGTAGAAAGGAGGTCCAAGGGATGCAAAGAACGTGGCTCAAAGGGTTCCAATAAGTCATCTAAATCATTGCAGGCGAACAGACTTTCTGGTGGTGATTCAGCTGACGGAG GCCCTGGAGTTGGAAAAGTATGTAACACTTTTGCTGAAGAGCATTACGTAGAACAGATTCAGCAGCTGTCTGAAAAG ATTGCAGACCTGAAAGTTTCTGTGGACAGCatggagaaagaaagagattTCTACTTCTCGAAGCTGCGTGATATTGAGATACTGTTTCAACGACCTGAGTTGGAGCATCTACcg ATGACTAAAGCTGTTCGGAAGATACTTTATGCGGCTGATGCAAAGGATTCACCACTACCTGATGCGAATGATATAATCACCAAGTCACCAGGCTTGTTCTCAGACgaagccgagtga